The following proteins come from a genomic window of Oceanispirochaeta sp.:
- a CDS encoding TetR/AcrR family transcriptional regulator, whose translation MPRSFSNQESRQIRDSLMQKGKDLFSLQGLRKTTLDDLVQAAGIAKGSFYKFFPSKEILYMEILEEEERQLRSSLKLKHVQGETLTREGIKSFFMGFISYMDKNPLFIKMFQEQALELLMRKLPPEIVENHMKNDDTWFQEVFADWQSSGYLIAMKPEVFAALMRGIFILFTQKEIIGKQHFEGALSFLFDSLSGEIMRSKETK comes from the coding sequence ATGCCCCGTTCATTCAGCAATCAGGAATCCAGGCAGATAAGGGATTCTCTTATGCAGAAGGGAAAGGACTTGTTTTCCCTTCAGGGCCTGAGGAAAACGACCCTTGATGACCTGGTTCAGGCGGCGGGGATCGCCAAAGGTTCCTTTTATAAATTTTTCCCTTCCAAGGAAATCCTGTACATGGAGATTCTGGAGGAGGAAGAGCGGCAGTTGAGGAGCAGCCTGAAGCTCAAACATGTTCAGGGAGAGACTCTGACCAGAGAGGGAATCAAATCCTTCTTTATGGGCTTTATCTCCTATATGGACAAGAATCCCCTGTTTATCAAGATGTTTCAGGAACAGGCTCTGGAACTTCTGATGAGAAAACTGCCCCCGGAAATAGTAGAGAATCACATGAAAAATGATGATACCTGGTTTCAGGAGGTTTTTGCTGACTGGCAGAGTTCGGGCTATCTGATCGCAATGAAACCAGAGGTCTTTGCCGCCCTGATGAGGGGAATTTTCATACTCTTCACCCAGAAGGAAATCATCGGAAAACAGCACTTTGAAGGAGCCCTGAGCTTTCTTTTTGACAGCCTGTCGGGAGAAATTATGCGGAGCAAGGAGACAAAATGA